The segment CTTGTAATCACCTCATCAATGGATTGACCTGCACCAGCTAGTGAAATGAATCCATCGGCTCTACCTTTAGCTGCTAACATGCCGACTAGGCTTCCTTGACCATGACCAATAATATAAATGTCTCGATAGGAGCCAATAGTCTTAAAGTATTCAATCACATTAATGGCATCGGCTATAAAGTCGTCGAAAGTAATATTTGGATCTACTTTATTGTTTCGAATTTGTTTGACGATACGTTTATCATATCTAAAAGTTGCGATACCTTCTTTTGAAAGTGACTCAGCTAATTTTTTTAACACACCATTCTTCGCCAAATTCTGATTGCCATTGCGGTCGGTTGGTCCAGAATCTGCTATTATTATGGCGAGTTTTGGCTGCTCATTCGTAACGGGTGACAATAAAGTACCACCAATATGTTTATTGATTGTGATTTCAGTAGCGGTATAGTTTAAATTTTGACTCGCTACATTTGTCAATAAAAACAGAAAAAAAAAAGTCAGTATAGTTTTCATGATGATTTTTATAGAGCAATATTTATATATAAGGTCAAAGTTAATTAAAATAGAGAACGCTATTTCATCTATTTTATGTTATTCTTTCGGAAATTTCTAATAATTTAACTGTGCATTTTATCGATGAAATGCAATATTTCATCCTAAATTGTTAAAATTATATGTATTTCATCGATTAATTAGGTATTTAAACTTGTAAATTGAAATAGAGTTCTATATTTGAAGTGTACTAAAATTTAGTTTTTAGTTCAATGGATTAATTAATTAATATTTGCATATGTGCAGAATTAGAGACCCTAAATCTACCACATATATAAAAAGCAAATTAGGAGAACCAAGGTTGAGGGACCTTGGTTTTTCCGTTTTATAGGTTTATCTAATCGATCGAAACGTTAAGTTTATCCGTTCGCCTATCCGTTTTTTAGTTTTTGCAATTTGATGAAGCCAAAAGTGTTGCATTTTCCCAGTCATAATTAAAAGACTACCGTGATGCAGCTCTAATTTATAACGTTCTGCTTTTAATTCTCGATGTTTAAAGTGAAACGGTCTAGTCGCCCCAAAACTGACAGAGGCTATAACAGGGTTTTGACCTAATTCTTTTTCATTATCTGCATGCCACCCGTTACTATCATTGCCATCACGGTATAAATTTAATAGAACGGTTGTAAACTCATGATCGATTTCTTTTTCAATATCTGATTTTATGCTTAATAATTCTGGAGTAAATGGATGTGGAAACATTTTAATATTAGAGTAAGCGTATGGTTTGTTATTTTCTGCATAAAGGGCAGTGAGTCTTGGTTGTTTATATGTTTTTCCAAAAATTGTAATATCGTCTTGTTGCCAATTTGTTTTAGATTTTAATTGTGCAAAATACGTGTCAGCAGTTTCTGTATCATAAAAGTTTTTGATATAGATAAGCTCTGCATCAGGTAGTTTTAAATGCGTTTTTTCTTTAGAAAATAAATCCATCCCTTAATTTTTCTCTAAATTAGCTATATCATGAAGATTCACAAAATATTTGTACTGCTGTGCATACTTGTCGCTTTTGCTTTTTCAAATCAAGATAAAGAGGTATTACCCGAAGGTTTTGTATTAGTTAAGGATATCATTCCAGATATTGAAGTTAAACTAAGTTATTATTCAACACATAATTTTGTTGGTGACACTATTGATGGCTATCATGCGAATACTCTTATTTTAACTAAGCAGTCGGCTGAAGCTCTTAAAAAAGTACAAGCAGAGCTGCAGGAACAAAACCTGTGCTTGCTTGTTTACGATGGTTATCGACCGCAACGCGCAGTTAATCATTTTATGCGCTGGGCTAAAGACTTAAATGATACGATAAGAAAACATGAGTTCTATCCAGATGTTGAGAAACGTCATTTGTTTCGCGAAGAATACATTGCGACCCGTTCAGGTCATAGTCGGGGAAGTACGTTAGATCTCACCATTATAAATGGCAACACAAATGAACCTCTAGATATGGGAAGCCCGTATGATTTCTTCGGAAAAGAATCTTGGGTAGATTACCAGGGTTTAACAAATAAACAAAAAGCCAACCGACAATTATTACAAGACGTCATGTTGAAATATAATTTTAGAAATTATCCTAAAGAATGGTGGCACTTTACGCTGCGATGGGAACCATTCCCTAAAACCTATTTCGATTTTGAAATCGAATAACTAAACTATAATATGAAGAATCTGTTACAAGTACTTAACGGAGTAGTATTTATAGCTACTATTTTTATGAATTACCTCTCTAATACTGGTCAAATGAATAATACGACTATTGGGGAAATATCTGGTGGTTTACGTACCTTATTCACACCAGCTGGTTATGCGTTTTCCATATGGGGTCTTATCTACCTGTTACTTTTGGGATTTGCGATTTACCAAGGGAGAAGTCTGTTTGTTAAAGTAAGAGATGATAGTTTTGTATTGAAAGTTGGATGGTGGTTTATTATTTCTTGTTTCGCTAATAGTTTTTGGGTAGTTAGTTGGATTTATGGATTTACAGGTTTGTCATGCGTGTTTATATTCCTATTGTTGTTTTCGTTACTTAAAATCGTTTGGAATAACCGCATGGAATTATGGGATGCACCAATGTCAGTAATTGTTTTTCTGTGGTGGCCATTTGTGATTTACAGTGGATGGGTTACTGTAGCAAGTATTGCTAATGTTTCAGCTTATTTGGTAAAAATTGGATGGGACGGTTTTGGGATATCCTCTGTGGTCTGGACTATTATTATGATTGTTATTGCTACCACACTAAATTTGATTATCACATGGAAACGTAATATGCGGGAGTTCGCTCTTGTAGGAGCATGGGCCTTAATCGCAATTGGTGTCGCAAATCAAAATATTGAATTAATAGTTGCCAATACTGCATTTGTAACGGCAGCTATTTTAATAGTAAGTAGCAGTATTCACGGGTTTAAAAACCTTAAAACAAATCCGTTTTGGAAGAAAATAGGCTTTAAAAATAATTAAATCTATACTAACGAATAAATTAACCTTACATTTGCACGAATTAAAGAGATGATCTAAAATAATAGAGTTTATCTCATAATTATTATATATGTCATTTCAATCTTTAGGCTTATCTGATGCCTTGTTAAAAGCGATTAGCAAAAAAGGATATACTACTCCAAGTCCTATACAATTAAAAGCCATTCCTCCAGTTTTAGAGGGACGCGATGTTTTGGCTTCGGCTCAAACGGGAACTGGGAAAACAGCAGGTTTTACCTTGCCATTATTACAATATTTATCTGAAAATCCTAAGGAAAAGTTTAGACCAATTCGCGCCTTGATTTTGACACCAACTCGTGAGCTTGCGGCTCAGGTGTATGAAAGTGTTAAGGATTACAGTGAGTTTCTAAACATTAAAAGTGCAGTAATTTTTGGAGGTGTAAATCAAAAACCTCAAGTGGCTACATTGAGACGCGGTGTTGATGTATTGGTAGCTACACCCGGGCGCTTATTAGATTTACAAAATCAAAATTTACTATCTATAAAACGTGTTGAGGTATTTATACTCGATGAGGCTGACCGTATGCTAGATATGGGTTTTCTAAGGGATATAGAACGCATTATGAATTTAATGCCTGATAAACGTCAAAACTTGATGTTTTCGGCAACGTTTTCAAAAGATATTAGGAAGCTTGCTAATACGATACTGAATAATCCAGTACAAGTTGAAGCGACACCCGAAAATTCAACGGTAGATGCTATATCTCAAAAGGTGTATCGTGTTGCTAAAGGAAAAAAGACCGATTTAATTATTAAGCTCATTTCCGATGGTAATTGGAAACAAGTGTTGGTTTTTAATAGAACAAAACATGGAGCGAACAAGCTCTGTAAAAAGATGGTTTCTGCAGGGATAAGTGCAGCTGCAATTCATGGAAATAAAAGTCAAGGTGCTCGTACAAAAGCCCTGGCCGGATTTAAAAGTGGAAGTGTGCGTGTTCTGGTTGCTACTGATATTGCTGCAAGAGGATTAGATATTCCTTTGTTACCACATGTTGTAAATTTTGAGTTGCCAAATATCTCTGAGGACTATGTACATCGAATTGGCAGGACAGGTCGAGCAGGAGCCGATGGTCAAGCTGTGTCTCTTGTGAGTGCAGATGAGACAACCTTTTTACGTGATATTGAAAAATTAATTGGACAAAAAATAGAAGTGGAGATTGTGGAAGGTTTTGAACCCGATCCAAATGCATCTACCGAACCAATTAGACCAGGGCAAAATAGGCAACCACGTAATTCTAGATCTAGATCTAGAAATTCTAATAATTCTGGAGGTAATAGATCTGGCGGGAATAACGATAAGAGCAGTAATTCAAGACGCCGTAACGACAGGCGACGCTAAAATGACTGCGAGTTTAAAGCATAAAATAGTAGACGTTTGTAATCAAAAAATTACTCAAAAAGGCAATGGTGTTGCTGTTTCGTTTTATGCCTTTTTTA is part of the Formosa sp. Hel1_31_208 genome and harbors:
- a CDS encoding alpha/beta hydrolase → MKTILTFFFLFLLTNVASQNLNYTATEITINKHIGGTLLSPVTNEQPKLAIIIADSGPTDRNGNQNLAKNGVLKKLAESLSKEGIATFRYDKRIVKQIRNNKVDPNITFDDFIADAINVIEYFKTIGSYRDIYIIGHGQGSLVGMLAAKGRADGFISLAGAGQSIDEVITSQIANMDPSLVEGTKTAFESLKKGKLTNNYPPALASVFRADVQPFIMTWMQYNPQDIIKSLEIPVLIINGTKDLQVPVEDAELLTKASNRAELQLIEKMNHVLFIIEGDELENSKSYNESYRKISGDLVAAVIQFIEK
- a CDS encoding alpha-ketoglutarate-dependent dioxygenase AlkB, giving the protein MDLFSKEKTHLKLPDAELIYIKNFYDTETADTYFAQLKSKTNWQQDDITIFGKTYKQPRLTALYAENNKPYAYSNIKMFPHPFTPELLSIKSDIEKEIDHEFTTVLLNLYRDGNDSNGWHADNEKELGQNPVIASVSFGATRPFHFKHRELKAERYKLELHHGSLLIMTGKMQHFWLHQIAKTKKRIGERINLTFRSIR
- a CDS encoding M15 family metallopeptidase → MKIHKIFVLLCILVAFAFSNQDKEVLPEGFVLVKDIIPDIEVKLSYYSTHNFVGDTIDGYHANTLILTKQSAEALKKVQAELQEQNLCLLVYDGYRPQRAVNHFMRWAKDLNDTIRKHEFYPDVEKRHLFREEYIATRSGHSRGSTLDLTIINGNTNEPLDMGSPYDFFGKESWVDYQGLTNKQKANRQLLQDVMLKYNFRNYPKEWWHFTLRWEPFPKTYFDFEIE
- a CDS encoding DEAD/DEAH box helicase: MSFQSLGLSDALLKAISKKGYTTPSPIQLKAIPPVLEGRDVLASAQTGTGKTAGFTLPLLQYLSENPKEKFRPIRALILTPTRELAAQVYESVKDYSEFLNIKSAVIFGGVNQKPQVATLRRGVDVLVATPGRLLDLQNQNLLSIKRVEVFILDEADRMLDMGFLRDIERIMNLMPDKRQNLMFSATFSKDIRKLANTILNNPVQVEATPENSTVDAISQKVYRVAKGKKTDLIIKLISDGNWKQVLVFNRTKHGANKLCKKMVSAGISAAAIHGNKSQGARTKALAGFKSGSVRVLVATDIAARGLDIPLLPHVVNFELPNISEDYVHRIGRTGRAGADGQAVSLVSADETTFLRDIEKLIGQKIEVEIVEGFEPDPNASTEPIRPGQNRQPRNSRSRSRNSNNSGGNRSGGNNDKSSNSRRRNDRRR